The sequence CGGGCAGCATCACCCAGGCCATCAGGATCATCGCGATGCTCATCAGGAGGTGGGTCACGTCGACCACCCCGGCGGCGGTCAGACCGCCGCGGCGCTCACCGGGCCGATGGTTCACGGCCAGATCGAGCAGATGGATGATGCCGGTGAGGACGAACAGCACCGTGAGACTGCCGGCCCAGAGCGGTGACAACACCAGGGCAGCCTAGTACGACATTGTGTAGAGAAGTCAATTGCACTACATTGCGTCGTGCTCGGCCCAGCCGCCCCGTCCGCGAAGGAACCCGATGACCACCACCCCGACGTTGCCGTCCGAGCTCGACGGTCGGCGTCAACCCAGGCGGACCAACTGGTTCGCCGCTTTCTGGCGGTGGCACTTCTACGGTTCGCTGATCGTGATCCCGGTGCTGTTCGTGCTCGCCGTGACCGGGATGACCTACATGTTCCGCGCCGAGGTCGATGCCTGGACCCATCCGGGTGTGCTGCGGGTGGAGGTCCCGCCCGAGGCCACCCGGGCACCGCTGGTGGAACAGGAGGCGGCGGTCCGCGCGGCCCATCCGGACGCACCGGTGCTCTCGGTCGTCGACGGCCTCGGGGACCGGTCGACGGTGTTCGTGATCGAGAACGGCGACGGTGAGAACCTGAATGTCTATGTCGATCCGTACCGCAGCGAGATCACCGGTGAGCTGACCGCCGATCAGTTGATCTCGGACTGGGCCGAGCGGATCCACGGCGACCTGCTGATCGGTGAGGACGGGATCGGGGACCGGATCGTGGAGCTGGGGGCGAGCTGGGCGATCGTGCTCACGATCACCGGGTTCATCATCTTCTTCCTCGGCCGCCGGCCTCGTCGCGGCGCGGTGCGGAAGGGGATCCGCGGCGCCCGGCTGCGCGGACTGCACGCGATCGTCGGCCTGCCCGTCGGGATCGGCATCCTGATGCTCGTGCTGTCCGGGTTGCCCTGGACCGGTGTCTGGGGATCGGCGGCGCAATCGGTGGCCGCCGGGAACGGTCTGTCGCTGTGGGGTGAGGACCCCGGGGCCGAGTCGAGCCTGGGCGAGCGGATGGAGGACACCAGCGGTACGAGTGCCCCGGCCGGATGGGCCATCGGGAACGGACCGATGGGTACCAGCGGCGGCGCCGGTACGTCCATGATCACCGTCGATGACGCGACCGCGGTGGCCCGCTCCCTGGGAGTCCCGGAACCGTATTCGATCATGTATCCCGAGGATCAGAGCGGTGTCTTCACCGTCACCGCCAGCCAGTGGAGCGACAACGGCAACCCGGCCGAATCCGATGTCGCCCAGGAGGTGGCGATCCACATCGACCAGTACACCGGCGGAGCGGTCGGTGAGTACGGGTACGCCGACTACAGCCCGGCGGCCAAGGCCGTCTCCCAGGGGATCGCGATCCACGAGGGCCGTCGGCTGGGCGTGATCAACACGATCGGTTCCACCCTGTTCTGCCTGGCGGTGATGTTCATGTGCGTCTCCGCGCCGATCATGTGGTGGACCCGCCGGGGTTCTGCCTCGGGCTTGGCAGCGCCCCGGGCCAAGCTGCCCCTGTGGGGGAACTGGCTGCTGGTCGCGGTGATGGCGGGGCTGGGTGTCTTCCTGCCGCTGTTCGGTCTGTCGCTGATCGTGGTGCTGGTGCTCGACCAGCTGCTGATCCGGCGGCTGCCGCGGATGCGCAGGTTCTTCGGCACCGTCTGATCGAGCTGGTGACGTCGGCCGGATCTTCTCCGGGCGGCCTCAGCCGCTGAGTTCGGTACGCATCCAGAACACGTCGTAGTCGCCCCAGCGCGACATCGTCCAATAGATCGCCGGGTCGTCGGCACCGACCGTCCAGGGATGGATGAAACCGCCGTACAACCCCGGGTACTGCGCGAAGGTCGCCACCGGCACGCCCTCGGTCCACGGACCGGTGACCGCCGGGGCCTGTCGCAGCAGGATCTCGCCCCGGGTCTCGTCCAGGTGCATCGCCAGCCAGCCGTACCGCTCATGCGGCATCACCGACAGCTCACCGACATTGCCGCTCAGCACCGGGCGTGCACGGCGCCGGCTCCCGACCCAACCCTGGCCGTCGAAGTAGGTGTAGGGCCCGGAGGTGATCTCGGCCGGGCGTACCCGGGAAAGGTAGGCCGGGCCGTACCGGCCGTTGGTGGTGCCGAACAGGTAGACCCAGTCCGCGTCGGCGGCGAAGCAGCCGATCTGAAAACGGTTCCGGCCGCTCGGGTTCCACCAGAGCGGCCGCCGTTTGTGCCAGGTCAGTCCGTCGTCGACCGACACCGCCAGGCCGGCATGGCTGGTCCGCCAGCGGCCCGGCCCGAGCCAGCTCAGCACCGACATCCAGTGCACATAGTGCACCCCGTGGACGGTGATGCCGGAGTTCGGGATCACCGTGTGCTCCACCGGTTTCGGCAGGGAGCTGATCAACTGACTGGCCGAGCGTTGCCCGTTCCGGGTGACCGCGGCATCGAACTGCAGCCCGTCGGTGAAGTCGGTGTCGGTGGAGCTCAGCAGCACGTTCTTGCGCCAGTTCGCGCTGCTCGGGCCGGCGCCGGCCGGTCCCCAGCCCTGGCCGTAGGTGTCGCCGAACATGACCAGACAGCGCGGCCGTCCGTCGGCACCGGGGCCGGCGTCCCAGATGAATCCCAGATCGGTGCCGTGGATGTCGAACCGGCCCGGGGTGTCACTGAGACTCCCCGGGCCGGTCACTCGACTGATGAGTTCGGTTGCGCCGACGATCACCGGCTCAGCCTAATGGCCGCTACGGCTCAGTACTCCTCGTACTCGGCCGGGTCCTGATCGTCGATCCGGCCGTCGGGGCGGCCCAGGCCGGTGATCCGGGCGAGCTGATCCTCGGTCAGCTTCAGGTCGACCGCAGCCAGGTTCGCCAACTGGTTCTTGGTCGATCCTGCCTTGGCCAGCGGGATCGTTCCGCGGGCGATGTGCCAGGCGAGTACGACCTGGCCCGGTTCGGCGTTCTGCTCGGCGGCGATCTCGGTGATCACCGGGTTGCTCAGCAGGTCGTTGCCGCGGCCCAGCGGGCTCCAGGCCTCGACCAGGATCCCGCGCTCGTGCAGATCGGCGATCGCCTCGGTCTGCGGGAAGTAGGGGTGGATCTCGATCTGGTTCACCGCCGGGACGACGCCGGTCTCGGCCTGCAGCCGGTCCAGGTGCTCGGGCAGGAAGTTGCTGACACCGATCGCCTTCAGCAGTCCGCGTTCCTTGGCCTCGATCAGGGCCTGCCAGGCCTCCACGTACTTGCCGGTCTCCGGGTTCGGCCAGTGGATCAGGTAGAGGTCGAGGTAGTCCAGACCGGTACGGAAG comes from Naumannella halotolerans and encodes:
- a CDS encoding aldo/keto reductase gives rise to the protein MIPTLTAGTGETLPTVGFGTYNLNGDSGVESVVKALGNGYRLLDSAFNYENEGAVGKAVRTSGVDREEIIVTSKLPGRHHAHDEAIATIEESVFRTGLDYLDLYLIHWPNPETGKYVEAWQALIEAKERGLLKAIGVSNFLPEHLDRLQAETGVVPAVNQIEIHPYFPQTEAIADLHERGILVEAWSPLGRGNDLLSNPVITEIAAEQNAEPGQVVLAWHIARGTIPLAKAGSTKNQLANLAAVDLKLTEDQLARITGLGRPDGRIDDQDPAEYEEY
- a CDS encoding DUF4185 domain-containing protein: MIVGATELISRVTGPGSLSDTPGRFDIHGTDLGFIWDAGPGADGRPRCLVMFGDTYGQGWGPAGAGPSSANWRKNVLLSSTDTDFTDGLQFDAAVTRNGQRSASQLISSLPKPVEHTVIPNSGITVHGVHYVHWMSVLSWLGPGRWRTSHAGLAVSVDDGLTWHKRRPLWWNPSGRNRFQIGCFAADADWVYLFGTTNGRYGPAYLSRVRPAEITSGPYTYFDGQGWVGSRRRARPVLSGNVGELSVMPHERYGWLAMHLDETRGEILLRQAPAVTGPWTEGVPVATFAQYPGLYGGFIHPWTVGADDPAIYWTMSRWGDYDVFWMRTELSG
- a CDS encoding PepSY-associated TM helix domain-containing protein, translating into MTTTPTLPSELDGRRQPRRTNWFAAFWRWHFYGSLIVIPVLFVLAVTGMTYMFRAEVDAWTHPGVLRVEVPPEATRAPLVEQEAAVRAAHPDAPVLSVVDGLGDRSTVFVIENGDGENLNVYVDPYRSEITGELTADQLISDWAERIHGDLLIGEDGIGDRIVELGASWAIVLTITGFIIFFLGRRPRRGAVRKGIRGARLRGLHAIVGLPVGIGILMLVLSGLPWTGVWGSAAQSVAAGNGLSLWGEDPGAESSLGERMEDTSGTSAPAGWAIGNGPMGTSGGAGTSMITVDDATAVARSLGVPEPYSIMYPEDQSGVFTVTASQWSDNGNPAESDVAQEVAIHIDQYTGGAVGEYGYADYSPAAKAVSQGIAIHEGRRLGVINTIGSTLFCLAVMFMCVSAPIMWWTRRGSASGLAAPRAKLPLWGNWLLVAVMAGLGVFLPLFGLSLIVVLVLDQLLIRRLPRMRRFFGTV